Proteins from one Niallia circulans genomic window:
- a CDS encoding AraC family transcriptional regulator has product MKDRQQQLVKLIDRYTNTDGTIDTEIDKLSFIRSSSLSEPLHSLFEPSVCFIAQGSKIVMVGDDIFHYDPNHYLIASVHLPITGKIIKATEDRPYLGVKLRFTTEEILDVIKVKQDHSAPAQRAIMVNETTSNILDAVIRLISLLDTPQDIPALAPLYKKEILYRIWQNEDGEQMREFAVMGSQAQAIKEVIQTINEEFAQPLRVDVLAKMAKMSVSSFHHYFKQVTSLSPLKYQKKIRLQEARKLLLSEPIEAAEAAFQVGYESPSQFSREYSRMFGFPPVSDVKRLRDSLTNSSEKH; this is encoded by the coding sequence ATGAAGGACAGGCAGCAGCAGCTTGTGAAATTAATCGACAGATATACAAATACGGATGGAACGATTGATACGGAGATTGATAAATTAAGTTTTATCCGGTCTTCATCTTTATCAGAGCCACTCCATTCCTTATTTGAACCATCTGTCTGCTTTATTGCCCAAGGCTCAAAAATCGTGATGGTTGGTGACGATATTTTTCATTATGACCCGAATCACTATCTTATTGCCTCTGTTCATTTGCCAATAACGGGAAAAATCATCAAGGCTACAGAGGACAGACCATACTTAGGTGTCAAGCTGCGCTTTACAACAGAAGAGATTCTTGATGTTATTAAGGTGAAGCAGGATCACTCCGCTCCTGCCCAAAGAGCGATTATGGTCAACGAAACAACGTCAAATATTTTGGATGCTGTCATAAGACTGATTAGTTTACTTGATACACCACAAGATATTCCGGCACTTGCGCCGCTTTATAAAAAGGAAATTCTTTATCGAATTTGGCAAAACGAGGATGGTGAACAAATGAGGGAGTTCGCTGTAATGGGAAGCCAAGCACAGGCAATCAAGGAGGTTATCCAAACAATTAATGAGGAGTTTGCCCAGCCGCTGCGAGTAGATGTACTTGCAAAAATGGCCAAGATGAGCGTTTCCTCCTTTCATCATTATTTTAAACAAGTGACCTCACTGAGCCCGTTGAAGTATCAAAAAAAGATAAGGCTGCAGGAGGCGAGAAAGCTATTATTGTCAGAGCCGATTGAAGCAGCAGAGGCAGCTTTCCAAGTTGGCTACGAAAGTCCGTCTCAATTCAGCAGGGAATACAGCCGAATGTTTGGTTTTCCGCCTGTTAGTGATGTGAAAAGACTGCGAGACTCCTTAACGAACAGTTCAGAAAAACATTAA
- a CDS encoding SDR family oxidoreductase — translation MTSLQDKVAIITGASRGIGAQSAKRLAELGAKVVVNYANSPQAADEVVAGIVENGGHAIAVKADVSKLKEMEQLFERTISHFGKVDILVNNAGIMHTVPISEVTEEQFDQHFAINVKGTYFACQQAFKHMEANGRIVNFSTSVAGVMFPAYSLYAATKGAVEQISRQLAREFGQKNITINTLAPGPTTTELFLEGKGPEQIEGLKRNNAFGRLGETEDIADTLAFLVSEESRWITGQTIRVNGGMI, via the coding sequence ATGACAAGCTTACAAGATAAAGTTGCAATCATAACAGGTGCATCAAGAGGAATCGGTGCACAAAGTGCTAAAAGGCTTGCAGAATTAGGAGCGAAGGTAGTCGTCAATTATGCCAACAGTCCTCAAGCTGCCGACGAGGTTGTTGCAGGCATTGTTGAGAACGGCGGCCACGCAATTGCTGTCAAAGCAGATGTAAGTAAATTAAAGGAAATGGAGCAGTTATTTGAAAGGACAATCAGCCATTTCGGTAAAGTCGATATCCTTGTAAACAACGCAGGTATCATGCATACCGTTCCAATAAGCGAAGTAACAGAGGAACAATTTGACCAGCATTTTGCCATTAATGTGAAAGGAACCTATTTCGCCTGTCAACAAGCCTTCAAACATATGGAAGCAAACGGTCGCATTGTCAATTTCTCCACATCGGTTGCAGGAGTGATGTTCCCAGCATACAGCCTCTATGCCGCTACTAAAGGTGCAGTTGAACAAATCAGCAGACAATTGGCAAGGGAATTTGGACAAAAGAATATTACCATCAATACCCTTGCTCCAGGTCCGACAACAACAGAACTGTTCCTAGAAGGCAAAGGTCCTGAACAAATAGAAGGATTAAAACGAAATAATGCCTTTGGAAGATTAGGCGAAACAGAAGATATCGCCGATACATTAGCCTTCTTAGTGAGTGAAGAGTCTCGCTGGATAACAGGCCAAACAATTCGGGTTAATGGCGGGATGATTTAA
- a CDS encoding 7-cyano-7-deazaguanine synthase, whose amino-acid sequence MNVKNELLTNLHREVLHGIYFDYNDTSSKFIDLITIMGSLFVFETDIIKEKKDLDMSIPVFDVAFWNKEKDTVEALFEWITDKPVPVQFTVISPLDNDDAFLSLPANQDVALFYDDIESIAGLTTDQSMFDYIRVINKDNEKQKQQKLAAFLRKSVADSSEILDAPMKLLNKRKTTPAAILFVLAIAAAKSYFNGGSKVFYYRSKQINIDYLNKPSLLPKTAHPKTYQIMNNLYKSTSVDMKIETPFLQKSRAEIIKELPKEYKQQIKNTNDCVRMKRRIDKDTVTPCGICMACLQRKIALTAAESEVYDGFYQYDYGQKIAEITNEQDQQIYTETLDLMQALYEQVKTNQLFTEEEQHTASEFIRSFDVFLSKYSPF is encoded by the coding sequence ATGAATGTAAAAAATGAACTTTTAACTAATTTACATAGAGAAGTGCTTCATGGGATTTACTTTGACTATAACGATACTAGCAGTAAATTTATAGACCTCATCACTATAATGGGCAGTCTTTTTGTCTTTGAGACTGATATAATAAAAGAAAAAAAAGACCTCGACATGTCAATACCAGTCTTTGATGTAGCTTTTTGGAACAAGGAAAAGGATACAGTAGAGGCGCTTTTTGAATGGATTACAGACAAACCAGTACCTGTGCAATTCACAGTGATCAGTCCGCTCGATAACGACGATGCCTTTCTGTCATTGCCTGCAAACCAAGACGTGGCCTTGTTTTATGATGACATCGAATCAATAGCTGGATTAACCACGGACCAGTCCATGTTTGATTACATTCGCGTTATCAACAAGGATAATGAAAAGCAGAAACAACAAAAATTAGCAGCGTTTTTACGGAAATCTGTTGCAGATTCTAGTGAAATTCTCGATGCACCTATGAAACTACTCAATAAAAGAAAAACCACTCCTGCAGCTATTTTATTCGTACTAGCAATTGCTGCTGCAAAGTCATATTTTAATGGCGGGTCAAAAGTATTCTATTATCGAAGCAAACAAATAAATATAGACTATCTAAACAAACCATCTCTTTTGCCTAAGACAGCCCACCCGAAAACATATCAAATAATGAATAACCTTTATAAAAGCACATCAGTCGATATGAAAATTGAGACGCCATTCCTGCAAAAAAGCCGAGCAGAAATCATTAAGGAACTGCCAAAAGAATATAAACAGCAAATTAAAAATACAAATGACTGTGTAAGAATGAAGAGAAGAATAGACAAGGATACGGTTACCCCTTGTGGAATATGCATGGCTTGCCTTCAGAGAAAGATAGCATTAACTGCTGCTGAAAGTGAAGTATATGATGGATTTTATCAGTATGACTACGGACAAAAAATAGCCGAAATCACAAATGAACAAGATCAACAGATTTATACAGAAACACTAGACCTAATGCAAGCCCTCTATGAGCAGGTAAAAACCAATCAATTATTCACAGAGGAAGAGCAGCATACAGCTAGTGAGTTTATTAGGTCGTTTGACGTTTTTCTTAGTAAATATTCACCATTTTGA
- a CDS encoding GNAT family N-acetyltransferase, whose protein sequence is MEAKKITSMDELEQALHIRRKVFVEEQGVPLEDEYDEFDKLDGNCDHILVYYKGEPVGTGRVRSVEGLGKLERICILQDYRKFGLGKVIIAKLEELAADRKDKKVKLHGQTQAEGFYHKLGYETSSDVFMEDGIPHVLMTKSI, encoded by the coding sequence ATGGAAGCAAAAAAAATCACATCAATGGATGAACTTGAGCAGGCGTTACATATAAGACGAAAGGTGTTTGTCGAGGAGCAGGGTGTCCCATTAGAAGACGAGTACGATGAATTTGATAAGCTTGATGGCAACTGTGATCATATCCTTGTCTATTATAAAGGCGAGCCAGTTGGGACTGGACGAGTGAGATCTGTTGAGGGCTTGGGTAAACTAGAAAGAATCTGTATTTTGCAGGATTACCGTAAATTCGGCCTTGGTAAAGTTATTATTGCAAAGCTTGAAGAGCTTGCCGCAGACCGAAAAGACAAAAAGGTGAAGCTCCACGGCCAAACACAGGCAGAAGGCTTCTATCATAAGCTCGGCTATGAGACTTCTTCAGATGTATTTATGGAAGATGGCATCCCTCATGTGCTGATGACAAAAAGTATCTAA
- a CDS encoding LacI family DNA-binding transcriptional regulator, which produces MIRTIADIAKIAGVAKSTVSRYLNGGSVGEATKKKIEKAIQDTGYTPNPFAQSLKAKKTNIIGTIVPRLDSYASSQTLIGIDEQLKEWNYQMLISNTSQDLDREIESIYSLAKQKMAGIILLATVITDRHLKAFSEINIPVLLIGQEHEEIHSVIHDDYHAGLAIGQYVLEKGHRKIAFLGVTEQDIAVGIKRKTGFRKALEARGDIDVSYFETEFNIPAAQAAAMKIMESRKHSIIVCATDNIAIGVLKAAYKQGLSIPRDVSVTGFGGYDVTEAIHPGITTAKFHYKEAGKKAAVNMVELIQERSVEKLTTMNFEIIKRESVDTVK; this is translated from the coding sequence ATGATTCGGACCATTGCGGATATTGCTAAAATCGCTGGTGTCGCCAAAAGTACCGTTTCACGCTACCTAAACGGCGGCTCTGTCGGTGAAGCAACGAAGAAGAAGATTGAAAAGGCAATTCAAGATACTGGATATACGCCAAATCCATTTGCGCAAAGCTTAAAAGCAAAAAAGACGAATATTATCGGCACGATTGTTCCGAGACTGGATTCCTATGCTTCTTCACAAACGTTAATCGGAATTGATGAGCAGTTGAAGGAATGGAATTATCAAATGCTGATTTCCAATACAAGCCAGGATTTAGACAGGGAAATTGAGAGTATTTACAGCTTGGCAAAACAGAAGATGGCGGGCATTATTCTCCTTGCTACTGTGATAACAGACAGGCATCTGAAGGCATTTTCCGAAATTAATATTCCTGTTTTGCTGATCGGTCAGGAGCATGAAGAGATTCATAGTGTTATTCATGATGATTATCATGCTGGTTTGGCGATAGGACAATATGTGCTTGAGAAGGGGCACCGAAAAATTGCCTTTCTTGGTGTTACGGAACAGGATATTGCTGTTGGCATTAAACGGAAAACAGGTTTCCGAAAAGCATTGGAGGCAAGGGGGGATATTGATGTCAGTTATTTTGAAACAGAATTTAATATTCCTGCGGCCCAAGCTGCTGCAATGAAAATAATGGAATCCCGTAAGCATTCCATTATCGTTTGTGCGACAGATAATATTGCGATTGGTGTTTTAAAGGCAGCCTACAAACAAGGCTTATCTATCCCAAGAGATGTGTCAGTTACAGGATTTGGCGGTTATGATGTGACAGAAGCAATCCATCCCGGCATTACAACAGCGAAATTTCATTATAAAGAAGCAGGCAAAAAAGCGGCAGTAAATATGGTCGAGCTCATTCAAGAACGGTCGGTGGAAAAATTGACAACCATGAATTTTGAGATAATTAAAAGAGAAAGCGTTGACACCGTCAAGTGA
- a CDS encoding sucrose-specific PTS transporter subunit IIBC: MNHKKIAEEILTAIGGKDNVSAAAHCATRLRLVLNDESAIDQGTLDNMDVVKGTFSTGGQYQIILGSGTVNEVYKHFASMTGLSEMSTKEVKEAGAKKLNPIQQFVKMLSDIFVPIIPAIVAGGLLMGLNNVLTAQDLFIDGKSLVDAYPNMADLAALINTFANAAFVFLPILIGFSATQRFGGNPYLGAALGMLMVHPDLLNGYNYADAMLKNEVPVWNIFGLEIEKVAYQGTVLPVLAASFILAKIETFLRRIVPSALDNLLTPLLSIFITGLLTFTIVGPLTRSAGNLLTDGIVWMYDTTGVIGGLIFGLLYAPIVITGMHHSFIAVETQLLADIAKTGGSFLFAIATMSNIAQGAATLAVLKLTKDAKVKGTASAAGISALLGITEPAMFGVNLKLRYPFIGAIVGSAVGSGFVTLFKVKAVALGAAGLPGIISIRPDKIVPYIIGMAVAFAVAFTVTIVLAKRAAKKEATIKKEGVVA, from the coding sequence ATGAACCATAAAAAAATTGCAGAAGAGATACTGACAGCAATTGGCGGTAAAGACAATGTGTCTGCAGCAGCACACTGTGCAACACGGCTCCGATTAGTGCTGAATGATGAATCAGCAATCGATCAAGGAACGCTTGATAATATGGATGTGGTCAAAGGGACATTTTCAACAGGAGGCCAATATCAAATTATTTTGGGATCAGGAACTGTAAATGAGGTGTATAAGCATTTTGCCTCGATGACTGGCTTATCGGAAATGTCGACAAAGGAAGTTAAAGAAGCAGGCGCAAAAAAGCTTAATCCAATCCAACAATTTGTAAAAATGCTGTCAGATATCTTTGTGCCGATCATACCTGCAATTGTTGCTGGCGGTTTATTAATGGGACTCAACAATGTTTTGACAGCACAGGATTTATTTATCGATGGAAAATCATTAGTGGATGCTTATCCGAATATGGCAGATTTAGCTGCGCTTATTAATACTTTTGCAAACGCTGCCTTTGTATTTTTGCCAATCTTAATTGGTTTTTCTGCCACACAGCGGTTTGGGGGGAATCCATATCTTGGGGCAGCACTGGGAATGCTTATGGTGCACCCGGATTTGCTGAATGGCTATAATTATGCAGATGCAATGCTTAAAAACGAAGTTCCTGTGTGGAACATATTTGGTTTAGAAATTGAGAAGGTGGCCTATCAAGGAACTGTGCTGCCTGTGCTTGCTGCATCATTTATTTTGGCGAAGATTGAAACATTTCTTAGAAGAATCGTACCTTCAGCATTAGATAATTTGTTGACACCGCTCTTATCTATTTTTATAACTGGTTTATTGACATTTACTATAGTTGGCCCGCTTACAAGGTCAGCAGGAAATTTATTGACAGATGGCATTGTATGGATGTATGACACAACAGGAGTTATCGGCGGTTTAATTTTTGGCCTTTTGTACGCACCAATTGTTATAACAGGCATGCATCACAGCTTTATCGCAGTGGAAACACAATTGCTTGCAGACATCGCCAAAACAGGAGGCTCCTTCTTGTTTGCCATCGCAACAATGTCTAATATAGCGCAAGGTGCTGCAACACTTGCAGTATTGAAGCTAACAAAAGATGCAAAGGTGAAAGGAACTGCCTCTGCAGCAGGTATTTCTGCATTGCTTGGTATTACAGAGCCAGCGATGTTCGGTGTAAATCTTAAACTGAGATATCCATTTATCGGGGCTATTGTTGGTTCAGCAGTCGGCTCTGGTTTTGTCACATTGTTTAAAGTAAAAGCTGTCGCATTAGGTGCTGCCGGATTGCCTGGAATCATTTCAATTCGTCCAGATAAGATTGTGCCATATATTATCGGAATGGCAGTCGCATTTGCAGTTGCCTTCACTGTGACGATTGTATTAGCGAAAAGAGCAGCTAAAAAGGAAGCAACTATAAAAAAAGAAGGCGTAGTGGCATAA
- a CDS encoding lysozyme inhibitor LprI family protein, producing MKIAKRMVPLIIVLLLAACNNSATESSSSATNDPANNSNPQTANEENANTEPAATANTTNTNGTESEEDSGSNDETVSQKEEYLTKLNAKKKEMDELRKNPENDTTYAMKKVEGERYDAWDDLLNEIYGVLQKQLSSEEMEQLKQEQREWIKNRDSKAKEASLKYEGGTMEQLEYVTVLADLTEERCFALVEGYMK from the coding sequence ATGAAAATAGCCAAGAGAATGGTTCCTCTTATAATTGTACTGCTACTTGCTGCATGTAATAACTCAGCCACAGAATCAAGTAGTTCAGCAACTAACGATCCAGCAAACAACAGTAATCCGCAAACAGCAAACGAAGAGAATGCTAATACAGAGCCAGCAGCAACTGCCAACACAACCAATACTAATGGAACCGAAAGCGAAGAAGATTCAGGGAGTAATGACGAAACAGTGAGCCAGAAGGAAGAGTATCTTACCAAATTAAATGCTAAGAAAAAAGAAATGGATGAACTACGAAAAAATCCCGAAAATGATACCACATATGCAATGAAAAAGGTGGAAGGGGAGAGATATGACGCTTGGGATGATTTATTAAATGAGATTTATGGAGTTCTGCAGAAACAGCTTTCCTCTGAAGAAATGGAGCAGCTAAAACAAGAGCAGCGCGAATGGATTAAAAACCGCGATAGTAAGGCAAAAGAGGCCTCTCTTAAATATGAAGGCGGAACAATGGAGCAATTGGAATATGTAACTGTGCTAGCAGATCTTACGGAAGAACGCTGCTTTGCATTGGTTGAGGGGTATATGAAATAG
- a CDS encoding PTS transporter subunit EIIC, which produces MSYEKLAKKIVQEVGGKENINSVIHCVTRLRFKLKDQSIANTEVLKELEGVMTVIKSGGQYQVVIGEHVSSVFAEVIKLIGGEAPQADENKEESTEKNTIFSKFVSLISGIFMPVMGAMAAAGILKGFLVALTVVGWVNEEMGVYKILYAASDAFFYFMPILLGFSAGKVFKTNVYITATIGAALVYPTMIEIYNAGEQLSFLQIPVILMNYTQSVIPIILASFLTAKLEKVLLKVIPKSLQLIFVPLFITVIIVPLSFIVIGPISVYASELLAKGAMSVYSLSPLVAGLLLAGIWQVAVMFGLHWAFIAIFINNITTLGYDPINALLYCTVFAQTGAALAVSLRIRETKMKSLSTTATISGFLGITEPAIYGVNLPLKKPFIFACVGGGVGGAIAGFFNAKMYGGFASGGIFGIPMFINPDGISWEFYGFTISLIAALITAFLLTFLFGFSNKVSSTKATTTAKASSNL; this is translated from the coding sequence ATGAGTTATGAAAAACTTGCCAAGAAAATCGTTCAAGAAGTGGGGGGCAAAGAAAATATTAATAGTGTCATCCACTGTGTAACACGGCTAAGGTTTAAGCTGAAGGATCAATCGATTGCGAATACAGAGGTATTAAAAGAACTAGAAGGCGTTATGACAGTTATCAAAAGTGGTGGTCAATACCAAGTAGTAATTGGAGAGCATGTTAGCAGTGTCTTTGCTGAAGTAATAAAATTGATTGGGGGAGAAGCTCCTCAAGCAGATGAGAATAAAGAAGAATCAACGGAAAAGAATACGATATTCAGCAAGTTTGTATCTTTAATCTCTGGAATCTTTATGCCCGTTATGGGTGCAATGGCTGCTGCCGGGATACTAAAGGGCTTCTTAGTAGCATTAACAGTAGTTGGCTGGGTAAATGAAGAAATGGGCGTGTATAAGATTTTATATGCAGCATCTGATGCATTCTTCTACTTTATGCCAATTCTCTTAGGGTTCTCAGCAGGTAAAGTATTTAAAACAAATGTTTATATAACAGCTACAATCGGTGCGGCGCTTGTATATCCTACTATGATCGAAATTTATAATGCTGGGGAGCAGTTAAGCTTTCTGCAGATTCCAGTTATCCTGATGAATTATACACAATCCGTTATCCCAATCATTCTAGCATCGTTTTTAACAGCTAAATTAGAAAAGGTTCTTTTGAAAGTTATTCCTAAATCATTACAATTGATTTTTGTTCCATTATTCATTACCGTTATAATTGTTCCATTATCCTTTATTGTAATCGGCCCGATTTCTGTATATGCAAGTGAATTACTAGCTAAAGGTGCTATGTCTGTTTATTCATTAAGTCCACTTGTTGCAGGATTGCTTCTAGCAGGAATTTGGCAAGTTGCCGTTATGTTTGGTTTGCACTGGGCGTTTATTGCGATTTTCATTAATAATATTACAACACTAGGGTATGATCCTATTAATGCATTGCTGTATTGTACAGTATTTGCCCAAACAGGAGCAGCTTTAGCTGTTTCATTAAGAATAAGAGAAACAAAAATGAAATCGCTATCAACGACAGCTACTATTTCAGGCTTCCTCGGAATTACTGAGCCTGCCATATATGGTGTTAACCTACCACTGAAAAAGCCATTTATTTTTGCCTGTGTTGGTGGTGGTGTCGGCGGAGCAATTGCGGGATTCTTTAATGCAAAGATGTATGGCGGATTTGCATCAGGCGGTATTTTTGGTATCCCGATGTTTATAAATCCAGACGGCATTAGCTGGGAATTTTATGGTTTTACCATTTCGTTAATTGCTGCATTGATTACCGCGTTTCTGTTAACATTTCTTTTCGGATTTTCTAATAAAGTAAGTTCAACAAAAGCAACAACTACGGCAAAAGCGAGTTCGAATCTCTAA
- a CDS encoding DUF4038 domain-containing protein produces the protein MIELRVAENKQYLETEKGERFFYLADTVWSAFTNATLEEWNDYLNYRKTQGFNVLQINILQQWDASDTDVNMKPFAYKEDGSFDFNKRNDAYFERAEKMVAMAVEKGFVPALVLLWCNYVPETWGSEISNINNMPFELVEDYVKYVDGIFSKYNPIYLVSGDTDFPTDITTSYYSLALTIIKQLSPQCLTTLHIRGRLTEIPDELLYSDKLDFYMFQSGHNIQFQHTSYTLAEEFSNKPVKRPALNSEPCYEQMGYSRNIYGRFSRFDVRKAAWQSLLSGAEAGITYGAHGIWSWHKQEKGFGLVGEVFDKPYDWRDAVKFEGAWDYAFAKKIFRLFNLNDLQPLKIVMKNTEEIRVASTKDDGRIAFYLPVNTTLKLNTLLEDYDFTIIDLEYRRFGEASVAFEDNITTINMHSFDSDVVIIGEKRR, from the coding sequence ATGATAGAGTTAAGAGTAGCAGAAAATAAACAATACCTTGAAACTGAAAAAGGTGAACGGTTTTTTTACCTGGCAGATACTGTTTGGAGTGCTTTTACGAATGCTACGTTAGAGGAATGGAATGATTATCTTAACTATCGAAAAACACAAGGCTTTAATGTACTCCAAATTAATATCCTTCAACAATGGGATGCCAGTGACACAGATGTTAACATGAAGCCATTTGCATACAAGGAAGATGGCTCATTCGATTTTAATAAAAGAAATGATGCTTACTTTGAACGTGCAGAAAAAATGGTGGCAATGGCAGTGGAAAAAGGATTTGTCCCTGCACTTGTCCTGCTGTGGTGTAACTATGTGCCTGAAACATGGGGTTCGGAGATTAGTAATATCAATAATATGCCTTTTGAATTGGTAGAGGATTATGTGAAATATGTTGACGGCATATTCTCGAAATACAATCCCATTTATTTAGTAAGTGGAGATACAGACTTTCCAACAGATATAACAACTAGCTACTATTCACTTGCGTTAACTATAATTAAACAACTAAGTCCACAATGTTTAACAACATTACATATAAGAGGAAGATTAACCGAAATTCCTGATGAACTGCTGTACAGTGACAAGCTGGATTTCTATATGTTCCAATCTGGTCATAATATACAATTTCAACATACATCTTATACGCTTGCAGAAGAATTCAGCAATAAGCCAGTTAAACGGCCGGCTCTTAATTCAGAGCCATGTTATGAACAAATGGGCTATAGCAGAAATATATATGGCCGTTTTAGTAGATTTGATGTTAGAAAGGCTGCTTGGCAAAGTTTATTGTCAGGTGCAGAGGCAGGTATCACCTATGGAGCTCATGGAATCTGGAGCTGGCATAAGCAAGAAAAGGGCTTTGGTCTAGTTGGTGAGGTGTTTGACAAGCCATACGATTGGCGAGATGCCGTAAAGTTTGAAGGTGCTTGGGATTATGCTTTTGCCAAAAAAATCTTTCGCTTATTTAATCTCAACGACTTACAGCCATTAAAAATTGTCATGAAAAATACCGAGGAGATAAGAGTAGCTAGCACCAAGGATGACGGTAGAATTGCTTTTTACCTGCCTGTTAATACTACCTTGAAATTAAATACACTGCTTGAAGACTACGATTTTACGATCATTGATTTAGAGTATAGACGATTTGGTGAAGCAAGTGTAGCTTTTGAAGATAATATCACGACAATTAATATGCATAGCTTTGACTCAGACGTTGTGATTATTGGGGAGAAAAGACGTTAA
- a CDS encoding glycoside hydrolase family 32 protein, protein MEWNREQRYRRWEDALEAEQKQLVTMVNQCSWRQSFHIQPVTGLLNDPNGFAYYNGEYHLFYQWFPLGPVHGLKNWYHTKSKDLVHWENVGVALEPTNEFDSHGVYSGSGIEHEGQLYFMYTGNSRNESWNRTPYQCLAVMNEKGQIQKHEIPVIANVPEGYTDHYRDPKVWKNGSAFFAVIGAQRSNETGTIVLYRSSDLTEWSLEGELNIGFEDFGYMWECPDYFEVDEHGILLFCPQGIPAEGDSYQNIYQSGYVLGDKLNIQERNLVHNGFQELDRGFDFYAPQTMEAPDGRRILVGWMGLPEIEYPTDKNGWAHCLSLPRELTVRNGKLRQLPVQELESLRGKKTDANFLIENETKQVEAFAGAVYELSVEFSSFTAEQFGVELRAGDKNKTILKYDTLAKKVVLDRSESGELAGIQYGTVREWPMQSETIQLQIFVDVSSVEVFVNDGEEVFTARIFPDANSQDIRFFAQNGKAEVKAIKYELNSDC, encoded by the coding sequence ATGGAATGGAACAGAGAACAAAGGTATCGAAGATGGGAGGATGCATTGGAGGCAGAACAGAAGCAGCTTGTAACTATGGTGAATCAATGCTCATGGAGACAATCCTTTCATATTCAGCCTGTAACAGGGCTGCTTAATGATCCGAATGGCTTTGCCTATTATAACGGCGAATATCATTTGTTTTACCAATGGTTTCCCCTTGGTCCTGTCCATGGATTAAAGAATTGGTATCATACAAAATCAAAGGATCTTGTTCATTGGGAAAATGTCGGTGTGGCGCTTGAGCCAACAAATGAATTTGACAGCCATGGAGTTTACTCTGGCAGCGGAATCGAGCATGAAGGACAATTATACTTTATGTATACGGGCAACAGCCGAAACGAGAGCTGGAACAGAACGCCTTACCAATGTCTTGCTGTCATGAATGAGAAGGGGCAAATTCAAAAGCACGAAATACCGGTAATAGCGAATGTACCTGAAGGGTATACCGATCATTACCGAGATCCTAAAGTTTGGAAGAATGGATCTGCCTTTTTCGCGGTTATCGGAGCACAGCGTTCAAATGAAACAGGAACAATTGTACTCTATCGTTCTAGTGATTTGACGGAATGGAGCTTGGAAGGTGAATTGAATATAGGTTTTGAGGATTTCGGATATATGTGGGAATGCCCAGATTATTTTGAAGTAGATGAACATGGGATACTGCTGTTTTGCCCGCAAGGTATACCGGCAGAGGGAGACAGCTATCAAAATATTTATCAATCAGGCTATGTTCTAGGAGATAAGCTGAATATACAAGAAAGAAACCTTGTTCATAACGGTTTTCAAGAGCTGGACAGAGGATTTGATTTTTATGCACCACAAACAATGGAGGCTCCTGATGGCAGAAGAATACTAGTCGGATGGATGGGGCTGCCTGAAATAGAATACCCAACAGATAAGAATGGCTGGGCTCATTGCTTGTCACTTCCCCGTGAATTGACTGTAAGGAATGGGAAGTTACGGCAATTACCAGTGCAGGAACTGGAGAGTCTTAGAGGGAAGAAAACGGATGCTAACTTTTTGATAGAGAACGAGACGAAGCAGGTCGAAGCATTTGCAGGAGCGGTTTATGAATTATCAGTAGAGTTTTCAAGTTTCACGGCAGAACAATTCGGTGTTGAGCTGCGAGCAGGGGATAAGAACAAAACAATCCTTAAGTACGATACTCTTGCGAAAAAGGTGGTTTTAGACAGAAGTGAGTCGGGAGAGCTTGCTGGGATACAGTATGGGACTGTTCGAGAATGGCCAATGCAGTCAGAAACCATTCAATTGCAGATTTTTGTTGATGTGTCATCTGTTGAAGTGTTTGTCAACGACGGAGAGGAAGTGTTCACAGCAAGAATTTTCCCTGATGCAAACAGCCAGGACATTCGATTTTTTGCACAAAATGGTAAGGCAGAAGTGAAGGCTATTAAATATGAACTGAATTCTGACTGCTGA